A portion of the Colias croceus chromosome 25, ilColCroc2.1 genome contains these proteins:
- the LOC123703019 gene encoding UDP-glucosyltransferase 2-like: MLCVIWLLSLHFILGESARILGIFPSPHLSHQIVFRPLMHALAQRGHDVIVITTDPAFPNGGGPSSLKEVNIHNVTYPYWRELMQEASKDVANDIFSQIKAGRFLVKTVFAKQVQSDEVQNVIKSGIKFDLILIEAYFRPALGLAESYKCPIISISSFGASYGNYEKFGAPTHALLYPNLLRQRLNNLTLFEELNELYTDKIFHDNLITDEIEYNSMNKALFPNAPDLAEVDDNIQMLFINTHPVWERIRPVPRNVVYISGILDNHSRSLPRELQSYLDSSKNGVIYVSFGTSVSTKLMSPFIVQMFVNVFSKLPYEILWKWDDDVLPGITDNIKIAKWWPQTEILKHPNVKLFITQGGLSSSFESISAGVPLVGIPMLFDQWYNVENYEYYGIGIKLDLTSLTEEKLRHAVETVIKDASQTTRASG; encoded by the exons ATGTTGTGCGTAATATGGTTATTAAgtttgcattttattttggGTGAATCTGCGAGAATTCTTGGTATATTCCCGTCACCACATTTAAGTCACCAGATAGTTTTTAGACCTCTAATGCATGCTTTGGCTCAAAGAGGACATGACGTGATTGTCATAACAACGGATCCTGCTTTTCCTAATGGTGGTGGACCATCTTCATTAAAAGAAGTTAATATCCATAATGTAACCTATCCTTATTGGAGAGAACTAATGCAAGAAGCAAGCAAAGATGTCGCCAATGATATATTTTCGCAAATAAAAGCTGGAAGATTCTTAGTTAAAACCGTGTTCGCAAAACAAGTTCAGAGTGACGAAGTACAGAATGTTATAAAGAGTGGCatcaaatttgatttaatattaattgaagCATATTTCAGACCAGCGCTAGGCTTAGCAGAGTCATACAAATGCCCAATAATATCGATAAGTTCGTTTGGTGCGTCATATGGCAATTACGAGAAATTCGGCGCTCCAACACATGCGTTACTTTATCCAAACCTTCTAAGACAACGACTGAATAATCTAACACTGTTTGAAGAACTGAACGAACTGtatacagataaaatattcCATGATAATCTTATAACAgatgaaattgaatataattctATGAATAAAGCATTGTTTCCTAATGCTCCAGATTTAGCTGAAGTGGACGATAATATTCAAATGCTGTTTATAAATACTCATCCTGTGTGGGAAAGGATTCGACCGGTACCTCGAAATGTCGTTTATATCTCCGGAATTTTAGATAACCATTCAAGATCATTGCCAAGA GAACTACAATCATACCTGGATTCATCAAAAAACGGAGTAATATATGTTAGCTTCGGAACAAGTGTGAGCACTAAATTGATGTCACCTTTCATAGTCCAGATGTTTGTGAACGTGTTCTCAAAATTGccatatgaaatattatggaAATGGGACGATGACGTGTTGCCAGGAATAAcggataatattaaaattgccAAGTGGTGGCCTCAAACGGAAATTTTAA AACACCCAAATGTTAAACTATTCATCACACAAGGAGGTTTATCTTCCTCCTTCGAATCGATATCAGCTGGAGTACCTCTGGTTGGTATACCAATGCTTTTCGACCAATGGTACAATGTGGAAAATTATGAATACTATGGTATTGGTATTAAACTCGATTTGACATCGCTGACTGAAGAAAAACTTAGGCATGCAGTTGAAACAGTTATAAAGGATGCAAG CCAAACAACTAGAGCAAGTGGGTAG